In Deinococcus radiotolerans, the genomic stretch CTGGCGACGGTCACCCTGCAAGTCTCGAGGCAGATGCCGCACTACAAGCTGAAAGACGTCACGGTGAGCGTCACGCCCCAGACCAGCCCGGTGACAACGGTAGCGCCCATCGTGCCGGATCTCACGGCGTATGGAGTTGTCGGCTGGCCGGACGTGCGGTGGGTGTACGCGGCACAGGACGTCACGGTGCGCGGTGAGCAGCGCTGCGTCTCTGGCTACAGGCAGGGCAGCACGCGCACGTTCGCCCAGGAAAACGTACGGGTGAACTTCTCACTGACAAGGGGGTGGAATGCCCTGCTGCGCCGGTCCACCTCGTCGTACGCCGGAGAGACCTCCATCCATGACGTGGAGTGGACCACGCTGCCCCGCGAAGCAGTGGAACGCTGGCGCTGACAGCACACCTGGGTCGAAGAAAGGCTACTGGGCCTGCGCGTCGTCTGATCTCAGCCGGGGCACTCGTCCGGCGTGTGTCGGTACGCGCCAGGGCGCCTCGTGGTCGTCACACTCGGGCGTGACCGGGCGACGCCACCCATCGTCGTTCACCTCGTGCGGTCAGCAGACCACGCCGTCCGTCACAGCGTCCACCCCATCAGCACTGAACAACTGCGGCCTGGAAGAGCGCTTCGCACAGCGTCAGTGACACCGCCCCTGCCGCTGCCGCCTTGCTGGTCAGACTATGCCTTATGGGGCGGGGCAGCGGACGTCCTGACCGAAGTAACTCTGACTGAGCTTGGCGTACGTGCCGTTGGCCATCAGGGTGGCCAGCGCCTTGTTCACGGCCTGTTGCAGATCGGTGTTGCCTTTACGCATAGCCATGCCAATCCGTTCGGGGAACACCACGTCCCCCAGCTGGAGTTTTCCGGGCATCACCTTGGCGGCGTCAATGGCATTGAACCGGTCCAGCACCATGGCGTCGGCGCGGCCGGCCAGGACCGCCTGGAGCTGGTCGTTGGTGGTGGAGAAGGTCTTGACGCCCCCAATGCCGGGCAGTTTCTGCACGTAGCCCAGGTAGGACGTGTTCACGCCCATGGTGACCACCTTGCCCTTGAGGTCTGCCAGGGTTCGGGGTCCGCCTGGGCGGGCGACCAGCACGCCGCCGCTGCAGTAGTGGGGGGTGCTGAAGGCCACGGCGTTCTGGCGCTGCGGCGTGATGCCGTGCGAGGCGATCACGAGGTCGTAACGGTCACGGTCCAGACCCAGCAGCAGGCTCTCGAACACCACGGTCGTCCACTGGGCCTTGACGCCGAGTTGCTTGGCGATGGCGTTGCCCAGGTCCACCTCGAAACCGCTGAGGGTCTTGTTCTTGTAGAAGTTGAACGGCGGGTAG encodes the following:
- a CDS encoding ABC transporter substrate-binding protein, which encodes MRAPRLFALLALVPVLSAAPAQAATLAQIKASGVLRLATEGNYPPFNFYKNKTLSGFEVDLGNAIAKQLGVKAQWTTVVFESLLLGLDRDRYDLVIASHGITPQRQNAVAFSTPHYCSGGVLVARPGGPRTLADLKGKVVTMGVNTSYLGYVQKLPGIGGVKTFSTTNDQLQAVLAGRADAMVLDRFNAIDAAKVMPGKLQLGDVVFPERIGMAMRKGNTDLQQAVNKALATLMANGTYAKLSQSYFGQDVRCPAP